Proteins encoded in a region of the Halorhabdus tiamatea SARL4B genome:
- a CDS encoding Cdc6/Cdc18 family protein, translating to MSQGFGNEDTIYQDVDVLEADVGKYKPSELPEREDELDKLHMALRPVTMDGSPRDVLVYGPTGQGKTAGVQLKADQLQEWADENDHQLEVVHIPCKGADKSYHVLTRLVKELREIRKGQGVDEPSGYQRKQLFEMVLDELETIGGTVIIILDEIDAIGEDDYVLYELSRANPDPVKIGLIGITNDLQFRNNLDADVRSSLGQREITFNPYNSNHLKNILARRAVQALRDTYFEDGHEDFTHLQSDVLNGGTIPLAASMAAQETGDARQAIELLSYACDLADDEGIGTVAERHVRAAKEEIEKEALIDTIGAETTQRKIALLTVVSAELNDSIGETTNLHRLYLDLCGYIDTNTLKQHTFREKLNDLAHSNILAKDRHGRGRGQGMSNTYSLAGDVDPQSILDTLEDDSRVGDIVDIVRS from the coding sequence ATGTCACAAGGGTTCGGGAACGAGGATACTATCTACCAAGATGTCGACGTTCTGGAGGCCGATGTCGGGAAGTACAAGCCATCGGAACTTCCCGAACGGGAAGACGAACTCGACAAATTACATATGGCACTGCGGCCTGTGACGATGGATGGTTCGCCTCGTGACGTCTTGGTGTATGGACCGACTGGTCAAGGCAAGACTGCAGGAGTCCAGTTGAAAGCTGATCAACTCCAGGAGTGGGCAGACGAAAACGATCACCAACTCGAAGTCGTTCATATTCCGTGCAAGGGAGCAGACAAATCATATCACGTTCTCACACGACTCGTCAAGGAACTTCGCGAGATCCGGAAGGGACAGGGCGTCGATGAACCGAGTGGCTACCAGCGAAAACAGCTTTTCGAGATGGTGCTTGACGAGCTCGAAACTATTGGCGGGACCGTCATCATCATTCTCGACGAGATCGACGCTATCGGCGAAGACGATTACGTCCTGTATGAACTTTCGCGAGCGAACCCAGATCCCGTGAAAATCGGACTCATCGGTATTACCAACGACTTGCAGTTCCGGAACAATCTCGACGCTGACGTTCGCTCGTCACTCGGACAGCGAGAGATTACGTTTAACCCATACAATTCTAACCATCTCAAGAATATCCTTGCGCGCCGTGCGGTCCAGGCACTTCGTGATACTTACTTCGAAGATGGCCACGAAGATTTCACCCATCTCCAAAGTGATGTCCTCAACGGTGGGACGATTCCACTTGCTGCATCGATGGCAGCTCAAGAAACCGGCGACGCTCGACAAGCCATTGAGTTACTGTCCTACGCCTGCGACCTTGCTGATGATGAAGGTATCGGCACTGTTGCCGAGCGTCACGTTCGCGCTGCGAAAGAAGAAATCGAGAAAGAAGCCCTGATCGACACAATCGGTGCTGAAACGACACAACGCAAAATCGCGCTACTGACTGTCGTTTCGGCTGAGTTAAATGATTCAATCGGGGAGACAACCAACCTTCACCGGTTGTATCTTGACCTCTGTGGATACATTGATACAAACACATTGAAGCAGCATACGTTCCGTGAGAAGCTCAACGACCTCGCTCACTCGAACATCTTGGCGAAAGATCGTCATGGCCGCGGCCGGGGACAGGGAATGTCAAATACCTACTCACTCGCTGGTGATGTTGACCCACAATCCATTCTTGACACCCTCGAAGACGACAGCCGTGTCGGTGATATCGTGGACATTGTCCGGTCGTAA